The Amycolatopsis sp. NBC_01480 genome segment GTCCGACGCGTTCGTCGAGGCCTGGCTGCCCGGCACCGAGGGCGGCGGCGTGGCGGACATGCTGGTCAAGGGCAAGGACGGCACCGGGTTCCAGGGCAAGCTGTCGTACTCCTGGCCGAAGAGCGCCTGCCAGACGCCGCTGAACCCGTGGAGCCCGAACTACGATCCGCTGTTCCCGCTCGGCTACGGCCTCAAGACCGGGCAGCACGCCACCGTCGGCACGCTCGACGAGACCGCGGGCCCGGCCACCTGCGGGTCCACCGGGGGCGGCGGCACCGCGACCGAGGACCTGCCGATCTTCGACCGCACGGATGTGGCCCCGTACAAGAGCTTCATCGGCTCGGCGGAGAACTGGGGCGGCACCGAGATCGGCCCGGACGGCACCGCCGCGCACTCGGAGATCAACGTGGTCCCGGCCGACGTCAACGTGCAGGCGGACGGCCTGAAGGCGACGTGGACCGGCACCGGGGCGGCGCAGCTGTACTCACAGAACCCCAGTGGCACCAACGATCTGCGGAGTTACCTGAACGCGGATTCGGCGCTGGAGTTCGACGTGATCGTGAACTCGCCACCGGTGAACCGCACGGTGGTGAGCATGCACTGCGTCTACCCGTGCTTCTCGGAAGTCAACGCCACCAAGCTGTTCACGGACCTGCCCACGGGTCAGAAGGCGACGGTGAAGATCCCGCTGTCGTGCTTCGCGAACGGGCTGGACTTCCAGAACGTCAACACCCCGTTCCTGGTCTACACCGACGGCGCGTTCTCAGCCTCGTTCGCGAATGTGCGGTGGTCGCCCGGCGGGGCCAAGGATCCGGACGCGAAAGCGTGTTCGGATCTGACTTAGCGTTGCCGCGTTGTCCGTCAAGGACTCCTTGCCTGCGTCCGACGCGGGTAAGGAGTCCTTGACGGACGGGCGGTCAGGTGTCCGCCTGGAGCTTTCCGGCCAGCTCGGTCACCTCCGCGGCCGCTGTGGCGAGCGACTCCGCGGCGAGGGCTTCCATGCCTGCGAGCGCGGGGTTCTCGCGTACGCGCGTCAGCTCCGCCTTCACCACCGAAAGCCGCTCCGGCGTCACCCCGAGGTTCGTCAGGTACGCACGCAGGTACGGCAGCTGGAAGTCGAAGGCCTCGCGCGGGGTGCCGGGGCCGTAACCCCCGCCGCGGGCGGCGACCAGCACGAAGTTCGTGTCGCGCAGCACCCGCTCCCCGTTCGCCGGGCCGGTGAAGGCGCCCGGGAACGTAACCCGGTCGATCCACGCCTTCAGCGAGGCCGGCACGGTGAAGTTGTACATCGGCAGGCCCAGCAGGACCGTGTGCGCGTCGCGGAGCTGATCGATCAACGGGCGGGTCAGCGCCCATTCGCGCAGCTCGGCTTCGTCGGCGGCCAGCCCGGCGACGTCGTCGAGCGCGATCGCCCCGTGCCGCTCCACGCGACGGCCGAGCGTCGCGTACGGCGCGCGGATCAGCGGCACCGGCTCCTCGGCGAGGTCACGGCGTCGCACCGGCCCGCGCCAGGCCGCCGCGAACAGCGCGGTCAGCCGCCGGCTCACGGACTCGGCCCCGTCGGCACTGGAGTCGAGGTGCAGCAGCGGCGCCTCGGTTAGCATGTCGGTCATCCGGTTCGGTTCCCCTTTTCGTTGCTGTCGTCGGTGGTCCGGTCTCCCTGCCGAACCCGACGAAGCAGGACGAGGAAAGGTGACCGATGCCCGAGGACAACACCGTGGCGCTGCGGTTCGAGGCGGAA includes the following:
- a CDS encoding FMN-dependent NADH-azoreductase, with amino-acid sequence MTDMLTEAPLLHLDSSADGAESVSRRLTALFAAAWRGPVRRRDLAEEPVPLIRAPYATLGRRVERHGAIALDDVAGLAADEAELREWALTRPLIDQLRDAHTVLLGLPMYNFTVPASLKAWIDRVTFPGAFTGPANGERVLRDTNFVLVAARGGGYGPGTPREAFDFQLPYLRAYLTNLGVTPERLSVVKAELTRVRENPALAGMEALAAESLATAAAEVTELAGKLQADT